Proteins found in one Nymphalis io chromosome 4, ilAglIoxx1.1, whole genome shotgun sequence genomic segment:
- the LOC126781789 gene encoding insulin-like growth factor II isoform X2 produces the protein MLAKKLMHISVFGLAMLWDWRSEAATAAVKLCGRQLGDIMSRVCHEYNSPSWDAPTVVEQPAALVRRRRRTGIADECCVFGCTWEQLTAYCAISAKSESPLDSMEAHMIADRSAEAEAEAEAAVVSPAVVGKEWSTSGETGSSRREVGRGRSRGYGRARARGRRCWCRRKRRSGRRRSSLMGAHKRCRARCASIGNSVTAADMGQNPEH, from the exons ATGTTGGCGAAGAAGTTGATGCATATATCAGTTTTTGGACTGGCGATGCTGTGGGACTGGAGGAGCGAAGCTGCCACGGCCGCTGTAAAACTTTGTGGCCGACAGCTCGGAGACATCATGAGCAGAGTCTGCCACGAGTACAATAGCCCTTCTTGGGACGCGCCTACAG TGGTAGAGCAGCCAGCTGCATTGGTGAGAAGAAGAAGACGAACTGGAATCGCAGATGAGTGCTGTGTTTTCGGATGTACTTGGGAACAGCTTACTGCATATTGTGCTATTAGTGCCAA ATCTGAATCACCGCTGGATTCCATGGAAGCACATATGATCGCGGACCGATCGGCGGAGGCGGAGGCGGAGGCGGAGGCGGCGGTTGTTTCTCCGGCTGTGGTAGGCAAGGAGTGGTCTACGAGCGGAGAGACGGGAAGCTCTCGGCGCGAGGTGGGACGCGGTCGCAGTCGCGGGTACGGGCGCGCGAGGGCGCGGGGGCGCCGTTGTTGGTGCCGGCGCAAGAGGCGCTCGGGCCGACGGCGATCCTCACTCATGG gaGCTCATAAAAGGTGCCGTGCGCGCTGCGCCAGTATTGGGAACAGTGTCACCGCTGCTGACATGGGGCAGAACCCTGAACACTGA
- the LOC126781789 gene encoding uncharacterized protein LOC126781789 isoform X3, producing the protein MLAKKLMHISVFGLAMLWDWRSEAATAAVKLCGRQLGDIMSRVCHEYNSPSWDAPTVVEQPAALVRRRRRTGIADECCVFGCTWEQLTAYCAISAKSESPLDSMEAHMIADRSAEAEAEAEAAVVSPAVVGKEWSTSGETGSSRREELIKGAVRAAPVLGTVSPLLTWGRTLNTDLPSIERDRYAYVAVYT; encoded by the exons ATGTTGGCGAAGAAGTTGATGCATATATCAGTTTTTGGACTGGCGATGCTGTGGGACTGGAGGAGCGAAGCTGCCACGGCCGCTGTAAAACTTTGTGGCCGACAGCTCGGAGACATCATGAGCAGAGTCTGCCACGAGTACAATAGCCCTTCTTGGGACGCGCCTACAG TGGTAGAGCAGCCAGCTGCATTGGTGAGAAGAAGAAGACGAACTGGAATCGCAGATGAGTGCTGTGTTTTCGGATGTACTTGGGAACAGCTTACTGCATATTGTGCTATTAGTGCCAA ATCTGAATCACCGCTGGATTCCATGGAAGCACATATGATCGCGGACCGATCGGCGGAGGCGGAGGCGGAGGCGGAGGCGGCGGTTGTTTCTCCGGCTGTGGTAGGCAAGGAGTGGTCTACGAGCGGAGAGACGGGAAGCTCTCGGCGCGAG gaGCTCATAAAAGGTGCCGTGCGCGCTGCGCCAGTATTGGGAACAGTGTCACCGCTGCTGACATGGGGCAGAACCCTGAACACTGACTTGCCATCGATTGAACGAGATCGATATGCATATGTTGCAGTCTACACATAA
- the LOC126781789 gene encoding insulin-like growth factor II isoform X4: MLAKKLMHISVFGLAMLWDWRSEAATAAVKLCGRQLGDIMSRVCHEYNSPSWDAPTVVEQPAALVRRRRRTGIADECCVFGCTWEQLTAYCAISAKSESPLDSMEAHMIADRSAEAEAEAEAAVVSPAVELIKGAVRAAPVLGTVSPLLTWGRTLNTDLPSIERDRYAYVAVYT, translated from the exons ATGTTGGCGAAGAAGTTGATGCATATATCAGTTTTTGGACTGGCGATGCTGTGGGACTGGAGGAGCGAAGCTGCCACGGCCGCTGTAAAACTTTGTGGCCGACAGCTCGGAGACATCATGAGCAGAGTCTGCCACGAGTACAATAGCCCTTCTTGGGACGCGCCTACAG TGGTAGAGCAGCCAGCTGCATTGGTGAGAAGAAGAAGACGAACTGGAATCGCAGATGAGTGCTGTGTTTTCGGATGTACTTGGGAACAGCTTACTGCATATTGTGCTATTAGTGCCAA ATCTGAATCACCGCTGGATTCCATGGAAGCACATATGATCGCGGACCGATCGGCGGAGGCGGAGGCGGAGGCGGAGGCGGCGGTTGTTTCTCCGGCTGTG gaGCTCATAAAAGGTGCCGTGCGCGCTGCGCCAGTATTGGGAACAGTGTCACCGCTGCTGACATGGGGCAGAACCCTGAACACTGACTTGCCATCGATTGAACGAGATCGATATGCATATGTTGCAGTCTACACATAA
- the LOC126781789 gene encoding insulin-like growth factor II isoform X1, whose protein sequence is MLAKKLMHISVFGLAMLWDWRSEAATAAVKLCGRQLGDIMSRVCHEYNSPSWDAPTVVEQPAALVRRRRRTGIADECCVFGCTWEQLTAYCAISAKSESPLDSMEAHMIADRSAEAEAEAEAAVVSPAVVGKEWSTSGETGSSRREVGRGRSRGYGRARARGRRCWCRRKRRSGRRRSSLMGNMELIKGAVRAAPVLGTVSPLLTWGRTLNTDLPSIERDRYAYVAVYT, encoded by the exons ATGTTGGCGAAGAAGTTGATGCATATATCAGTTTTTGGACTGGCGATGCTGTGGGACTGGAGGAGCGAAGCTGCCACGGCCGCTGTAAAACTTTGTGGCCGACAGCTCGGAGACATCATGAGCAGAGTCTGCCACGAGTACAATAGCCCTTCTTGGGACGCGCCTACAG TGGTAGAGCAGCCAGCTGCATTGGTGAGAAGAAGAAGACGAACTGGAATCGCAGATGAGTGCTGTGTTTTCGGATGTACTTGGGAACAGCTTACTGCATATTGTGCTATTAGTGCCAA ATCTGAATCACCGCTGGATTCCATGGAAGCACATATGATCGCGGACCGATCGGCGGAGGCGGAGGCGGAGGCGGAGGCGGCGGTTGTTTCTCCGGCTGTGGTAGGCAAGGAGTGGTCTACGAGCGGAGAGACGGGAAGCTCTCGGCGCGAGGTGGGACGCGGTCGCAGTCGCGGGTACGGGCGCGCGAGGGCGCGGGGGCGCCGTTGTTGGTGCCGGCGCAAGAGGCGCTCGGGCCGACGGCGATCCTCACTCATGGGTAACATG gaGCTCATAAAAGGTGCCGTGCGCGCTGCGCCAGTATTGGGAACAGTGTCACCGCTGCTGACATGGGGCAGAACCCTGAACACTGACTTGCCATCGATTGAACGAGATCGATATGCATATGTTGCAGTCTACACATAA